In Candidatus Goldiibacteriota bacterium, a single window of DNA contains:
- a CDS encoding PilZ domain-containing protein: MQPDFDSELEQMIANKHRVHASEEVRYKILDREDEEFQGLFMEARTISISKKGLILLMKHRVKPEDAMIVELTLGPEKRKIKTCCESIGCRKESFNKGYEVEVQFLILKDEDKQYIENYMRQNSV, translated from the coding sequence ATGCAGCCCGACTTTGATTCAGAGCTTGAACAAATGATTGCCAACAAGCACAGAGTTCATGCAAGCGAAGAGGTCAGGTATAAAATCCTGGACAGGGAAGATGAAGAATTTCAGGGATTATTTATGGAAGCAAGGACAATTTCAATAAGCAAGAAAGGGTTAATTCTTCTTATGAAACACAGGGTAAAACCCGAAGATGCCATGATAGTTGAACTTACTTTAGGGCCTGAAAAGCGTAAAATAAAGACATGCTGTGAATCAATTGGCTGCAGGAAAGAAAGTTTTAATAAAGGTTATGAAGTTGAAGTGCAGTTTCTGATCTTAAAAGATGAAGACAAACAATACATAGAGAATTATATGAGACAAAACAGTGTCTGA